A window from Festucalex cinctus isolate MCC-2025b chromosome 12, RoL_Fcin_1.0, whole genome shotgun sequence encodes these proteins:
- the LOC144031851 gene encoding zinc finger protein DPF3-like isoform X2 yields MAAVIQNPLKALGDQFYKDAIEQCRSYNARLCAERSVRLPFLDSQTGVAQNNCYIWMERHQRSPGVAAGQMYTYPARCWRKKRRLHTATDPSLGIFGLKLDNGLMSKDTLPTQSTTLEALLRGEGLDKRNSRNDEESLLEIQRVLEADAAEDAFNDDDDYEVDTPKRRHRGKGRGRGSGRRKADLDDDKPYVCDNRYKQRNNSKSSTSVYAKRYRSRTGLSYHYTNSHLAEEDRAGERSSVPSPSVQAADRHKRPKVPLGTRIPNRYCEKCQNANKKFMKSGAPCTTCQCTTDGGEEKEDGGGNVGGAEELFATTSESDASTFHGFEDDELEEPAANSNGLSSRHR; encoded by the exons ATGGCGGCTGTCATTCAGAATCCACTAAAAGC GTTGGGTGACCAGTTTTATAAGGACGCCATTGAGCAGTGCCGCAGCTACAATGCCCGCCTGTGCGCCGAACGCAGCGTGCGCCTGCCGTTCCTGGACTCGCAAACCGGCGTGGCCCAGAACAACTGCTACATATGGATGGAACGTCATCAACGCAGCCCAG GGGTGGCGGCCGGGCAGATGTACACGTATCCGGCCCGCTGCTGGCGAAAGAAGAGACGGCTGCACACCGCCACCGACCCCAGCCTGGGCATCTTTGGTCTCAAGCTCG ATAACGGCCTCATGTCCAAGGACACGTTGCCCACCCAGAGCACAACGCTAGAAGCTCTGCTAAGAGGCGAAGGTTTAGACAAGAGGAATTCCAGGAACGACGAGGAGAGTTTGCTGGAGATCCAG AGAGTTCTGGAGGCAGACGCCGCAGAAGATGCTTTCAATGACGACGACGACTACGAGGTGGACACTCCAAAGAGGAGACACCGGGGCAAAGGAAGG ggTCGAGGTTCAGGCCGCAGGAAGGCTGACCTGGATGATGACAAGCCATATGTCTGTGATA ACAGATACAAACAAAGGAATAATTCCAAATCGTCAACCTCAG TCTATGCGAAGCGCTATAGGAGCCGTACGGGACTAAGCTACCACTATACCAATTCCCACCTTGCCGAGGAGGACCGAGCCGGGGAGAGGAGCTCCGTGCCGTCCCCTTCCGTGCAGGCCGCCGACAGACACAAAC GTCCAAAGGTTCCACTCGGGACCAGGATTCCCAACAGATACTGTGAGAAATGTCAGAACGCCAACAAGAAGTTTATGAAATCTGGCGCCCCCTGCACAACCTGCCAATGCACAA CTGACGGCGGCGAGGAGAAGGAGGATGGCGGCGGCAACGTGGGCGGCGCCGAGGAGCTGTTCGCCACCACGTCGGAGAGCGACGCCTCCACCTTTCACGGCTTCGAGGACGACGAGCTGGAAGAACCCGCCGCTAACAGCAATGGATTATCCAGCCGACACAGATAG
- the LOC144031851 gene encoding zinc finger protein DPF3-like isoform X1: MMLPCCKYNRKSRLGDQFYKDAIEQCRSYNARLCAERSVRLPFLDSQTGVAQNNCYIWMERHQRSPGVAAGQMYTYPARCWRKKRRLHTATDPSLGIFGLKLDNGLMSKDTLPTQSTTLEALLRGEGLDKRNSRNDEESLLEIQRVLEADAAEDAFNDDDDYEVDTPKRRHRGKGRGRGSGRRKADLDDDKPYVCDNRYKQRNNSKSSTSVYAKRYRSRTGLSYHYTNSHLAEEDRAGERSSVPSPSVQAADRHKRPKVPLGTRIPNRYCEKCQNANKKFMKSGAPCTTCQCTTDGGEEKEDGGGNVGGAEELFATTSESDASTFHGFEDDELEEPAANSNGLSSRHR, translated from the exons ATGATGCTTCCCTGTTGCAAATACAATCGAAAAAGCAG GTTGGGTGACCAGTTTTATAAGGACGCCATTGAGCAGTGCCGCAGCTACAATGCCCGCCTGTGCGCCGAACGCAGCGTGCGCCTGCCGTTCCTGGACTCGCAAACCGGCGTGGCCCAGAACAACTGCTACATATGGATGGAACGTCATCAACGCAGCCCAG GGGTGGCGGCCGGGCAGATGTACACGTATCCGGCCCGCTGCTGGCGAAAGAAGAGACGGCTGCACACCGCCACCGACCCCAGCCTGGGCATCTTTGGTCTCAAGCTCG ATAACGGCCTCATGTCCAAGGACACGTTGCCCACCCAGAGCACAACGCTAGAAGCTCTGCTAAGAGGCGAAGGTTTAGACAAGAGGAATTCCAGGAACGACGAGGAGAGTTTGCTGGAGATCCAG AGAGTTCTGGAGGCAGACGCCGCAGAAGATGCTTTCAATGACGACGACGACTACGAGGTGGACACTCCAAAGAGGAGACACCGGGGCAAAGGAAGG ggTCGAGGTTCAGGCCGCAGGAAGGCTGACCTGGATGATGACAAGCCATATGTCTGTGATA ACAGATACAAACAAAGGAATAATTCCAAATCGTCAACCTCAG TCTATGCGAAGCGCTATAGGAGCCGTACGGGACTAAGCTACCACTATACCAATTCCCACCTTGCCGAGGAGGACCGAGCCGGGGAGAGGAGCTCCGTGCCGTCCCCTTCCGTGCAGGCCGCCGACAGACACAAAC GTCCAAAGGTTCCACTCGGGACCAGGATTCCCAACAGATACTGTGAGAAATGTCAGAACGCCAACAAGAAGTTTATGAAATCTGGCGCCCCCTGCACAACCTGCCAATGCACAA CTGACGGCGGCGAGGAGAAGGAGGATGGCGGCGGCAACGTGGGCGGCGCCGAGGAGCTGTTCGCCACCACGTCGGAGAGCGACGCCTCCACCTTTCACGGCTTCGAGGACGACGAGCTGGAAGAACCCGCCGCTAACAGCAATGGATTATCCAGCCGACACAGATAG
- the LOC144031851 gene encoding zinc finger protein DPF3-like isoform X3 produces MSSDATRRLGDQFYKDAIEQCRSYNARLCAERSVRLPFLDSQTGVAQNNCYIWMERHQRSPGVAAGQMYTYPARCWRKKRRLHTATDPSLGIFGLKLDNGLMSKDTLPTQSTTLEALLRGEGLDKRNSRNDEESLLEIQRVLEADAAEDAFNDDDDYEVDTPKRRHRGKGRGRGSGRRKADLDDDKPYVCDNRYKQRNNSKSSTSVYAKRYRSRTGLSYHYTNSHLAEEDRAGERSSVPSPSVQAADRHKRPKVPLGTRIPNRYCEKCQNANKKFMKSGAPCTTCQCTTDGGEEKEDGGGNVGGAEELFATTSESDASTFHGFEDDELEEPAANSNGLSSRHR; encoded by the exons ATGTCGTCAGACGCCACAAGAAG GTTGGGTGACCAGTTTTATAAGGACGCCATTGAGCAGTGCCGCAGCTACAATGCCCGCCTGTGCGCCGAACGCAGCGTGCGCCTGCCGTTCCTGGACTCGCAAACCGGCGTGGCCCAGAACAACTGCTACATATGGATGGAACGTCATCAACGCAGCCCAG GGGTGGCGGCCGGGCAGATGTACACGTATCCGGCCCGCTGCTGGCGAAAGAAGAGACGGCTGCACACCGCCACCGACCCCAGCCTGGGCATCTTTGGTCTCAAGCTCG ATAACGGCCTCATGTCCAAGGACACGTTGCCCACCCAGAGCACAACGCTAGAAGCTCTGCTAAGAGGCGAAGGTTTAGACAAGAGGAATTCCAGGAACGACGAGGAGAGTTTGCTGGAGATCCAG AGAGTTCTGGAGGCAGACGCCGCAGAAGATGCTTTCAATGACGACGACGACTACGAGGTGGACACTCCAAAGAGGAGACACCGGGGCAAAGGAAGG ggTCGAGGTTCAGGCCGCAGGAAGGCTGACCTGGATGATGACAAGCCATATGTCTGTGATA ACAGATACAAACAAAGGAATAATTCCAAATCGTCAACCTCAG TCTATGCGAAGCGCTATAGGAGCCGTACGGGACTAAGCTACCACTATACCAATTCCCACCTTGCCGAGGAGGACCGAGCCGGGGAGAGGAGCTCCGTGCCGTCCCCTTCCGTGCAGGCCGCCGACAGACACAAAC GTCCAAAGGTTCCACTCGGGACCAGGATTCCCAACAGATACTGTGAGAAATGTCAGAACGCCAACAAGAAGTTTATGAAATCTGGCGCCCCCTGCACAACCTGCCAATGCACAA CTGACGGCGGCGAGGAGAAGGAGGATGGCGGCGGCAACGTGGGCGGCGCCGAGGAGCTGTTCGCCACCACGTCGGAGAGCGACGCCTCCACCTTTCACGGCTTCGAGGACGACGAGCTGGAAGAACCCGCCGCTAACAGCAATGGATTATCCAGCCGACACAGATAG
- the LOC144031851 gene encoding zinc finger protein DPF3-like isoform X4, producing the protein MERHQRSPGVAAGQMYTYPARCWRKKRRLHTATDPSLGIFGLKLDNGLMSKDTLPTQSTTLEALLRGEGLDKRNSRNDEESLLEIQRVLEADAAEDAFNDDDDYEVDTPKRRHRGKGRGRGSGRRKADLDDDKPYVCDNRYKQRNNSKSSTSVYAKRYRSRTGLSYHYTNSHLAEEDRAGERSSVPSPSVQAADRHKRPKVPLGTRIPNRYCEKCQNANKKFMKSGAPCTTCQCTTDGGEEKEDGGGNVGGAEELFATTSESDASTFHGFEDDELEEPAANSNGLSSRHR; encoded by the exons ATGGAACGTCATCAACGCAGCCCAG GGGTGGCGGCCGGGCAGATGTACACGTATCCGGCCCGCTGCTGGCGAAAGAAGAGACGGCTGCACACCGCCACCGACCCCAGCCTGGGCATCTTTGGTCTCAAGCTCG ATAACGGCCTCATGTCCAAGGACACGTTGCCCACCCAGAGCACAACGCTAGAAGCTCTGCTAAGAGGCGAAGGTTTAGACAAGAGGAATTCCAGGAACGACGAGGAGAGTTTGCTGGAGATCCAG AGAGTTCTGGAGGCAGACGCCGCAGAAGATGCTTTCAATGACGACGACGACTACGAGGTGGACACTCCAAAGAGGAGACACCGGGGCAAAGGAAGG ggTCGAGGTTCAGGCCGCAGGAAGGCTGACCTGGATGATGACAAGCCATATGTCTGTGATA ACAGATACAAACAAAGGAATAATTCCAAATCGTCAACCTCAG TCTATGCGAAGCGCTATAGGAGCCGTACGGGACTAAGCTACCACTATACCAATTCCCACCTTGCCGAGGAGGACCGAGCCGGGGAGAGGAGCTCCGTGCCGTCCCCTTCCGTGCAGGCCGCCGACAGACACAAAC GTCCAAAGGTTCCACTCGGGACCAGGATTCCCAACAGATACTGTGAGAAATGTCAGAACGCCAACAAGAAGTTTATGAAATCTGGCGCCCCCTGCACAACCTGCCAATGCACAA CTGACGGCGGCGAGGAGAAGGAGGATGGCGGCGGCAACGTGGGCGGCGCCGAGGAGCTGTTCGCCACCACGTCGGAGAGCGACGCCTCCACCTTTCACGGCTTCGAGGACGACGAGCTGGAAGAACCCGCCGCTAACAGCAATGGATTATCCAGCCGACACAGATAG
- the LOC144032164 gene encoding regulator of G-protein signaling 6-like isoform X1, translated as MGEYRYQIEDIVTRIQDEKSGGVSIRTVKSFLSKIPSVVSGADIVQWLMKNLSIDDPVEAVHLGSLIAAHGYIFPISDHVLALKDDGTLYRFQSPYFWPSNCWEPENTDYAIYLCKRTMQNKARLELADYEAENLARLQRAFARKWEFIFMQAEAQVKIDRKKDKADRKVLDSQERAFWDVHRPVPGCVNTTEMDIRKCRREKNPHRVKKSVYGVADEGQSQPSPVHISSPPARKLTQEDLEKEISFLNIQLGRHCLKVSKVADSLMGYTEQFLEYDPLVSAVEPSNPWTSDDATFWDLEASHEPTQQRVKKWGFSLEETLKDPAGRDQFLKFLESEFSSENLRFWLAVQDLKRQPLQDVPSRAQEIWQEFLAEGAPSSINLDSHSYERTSQNVKDPGRYSFEDAQEHIFTLMKSDSYARFLRSNIYQDLLLARKKQQPADPEQGRRTSLEKFTRSVGKSLTGKRLSGLMQSS; from the exons ATTGAAGACATTGTGACAAGAATACAAGATGAGAAATCTGGAGGTGTCTCCATCCGGACTGTCAAAAGCTTCTTGTCAAAGATCCCCAGTGTGGTATCAG GTGCGGACATTGTTCAGTGGCTGATGAAAAACCTCTCTATAGACGATCCAG TTGAGGCCGTCCACTTGGGAAGTCTGATTGCGGCTCATGGCTACATCTTCCCCATCTCGGACCACGTCCTGGCGCTCAAAGATGACGGAACTCTTTACCGCTTTCAG TCTCCGTACTTCTGGCCTTCAAACTGCTGGGAGCCCGAGAACACGGACTATG CCATCTACCTGTGCAAGCGGACCATGCAGAACAAAGCCAGGCTGGAGCTCGCCGACTATGAGGCG GAGAACCTTGCCCGGCTTCAAAGGGCTTTCGCTAGGAAGTGGGAGTTCATCTTCATGCAGGCTGAAGCTCAAGTCAA AATCGACAGAAAGAAGGACAAGGCAGACAGGAAGGTCCTGGATAGCCAAGAGAGGGCCTTCTGGGATGTCCATCGGCCAGTG CCAGGCTGCGTCAACACCACCGAGATGGACATCCGCAAGTGTCGGCGAGAGAAGAACCCACACAGGGTGAAAAAG TCGGTTTACGGGGTGGCGGATGAGGGCCAGAGCCAGCCGAGTCCGGTCCACATCAGCTCTCCGCCAGCCAGAAAGCTCACCCAAGAGGATCTTGAGAAAGAG ATCTCCTTCCTCAACATCCAGCTGGGCCGACACTGCTTGAAGGTTTCCAAAGTGGCCGACAGTCTCATGGGTTACACTGAACAGTTCCTGGAGTACGACCCACTTGTGTCAGCCGTGGAGCCCTCCAACCCGTGGACCAGTGACGACGCCACCTTCTGGGACCTGGAGGCAAG TCATGAGCCCACCCAACAGCGAGTGAAGAAGTGGGGCTTCTCCTTGGAGGAGACGCTAAAAGACCCAGCAGGAAGAGACCAGTTCCTGAAGTTCCTCGAGTCGGAGTTCAGCTCGGAGAACTTGCG ATTTTGGTTGGCAGTGCAGGATCTGAAGCGTCAGCCGCTGCAGGATGTCCCTTCTCGTGCGCAGGAGATCTGGCAGGAGTTTCTGGCCGAGGGAGCACCAAGCTCCATTAACCTGGACTCTCACAGCTACGAGCGCACCAGCCAAAATGTGAAAGACCCTGGACGCTACAGCTTTGAGGATGCTCAG GAGCACATCTTCACATTAATGAAAAGTGACAGCTATGCACGCTTTTTGCGATCCAACATCTACCAAGACCTCCTGCTTGCGAGAAAGAAG CAACAACCCGCAGACCCTGAACAAGGCCGCCGAACCTCCTTGGAGAAGTTCACGCGCAGTGTG GGCAAGTCATTGACAGGCAAACGTCTATCGGGCCTGATGCAGTCATCCTGA
- the LOC144032164 gene encoding regulator of G-protein signaling 6-like isoform X2, producing the protein MILTIASSAFGLISLCSSFRLPPTFWIEDIVTRIQDEKSGGVSIRTVKSFLSKIPSVVSGADIVQWLMKNLSIDDPVEAVHLGSLIAAHGYIFPISDHVLALKDDGTLYRFQSPYFWPSNCWEPENTDYAIYLCKRTMQNKARLELADYEAENLARLQRAFARKWEFIFMQAEAQVKIDRKKDKADRKVLDSQERAFWDVHRPVPGCVNTTEMDIRKCRREKNPHRVKKSVYGVADEGQSQPSPVHISSPPARKLTQEDLEKEISFLNIQLGRHCLKVSKVADSLMGYTEQFLEYDPLVSAVEPSNPWTSDDATFWDLEASHEPTQQRVKKWGFSLEETLKDPAGRDQFLKFLESEFSSENLRFWLAVQDLKRQPLQDVPSRAQEIWQEFLAEGAPSSINLDSHSYERTSQNVKDPGRYSFEDAQEHIFTLMKSDSYARFLRSNIYQDLLLARKKQQPADPEQGRRTSLEKFTRSVGKSLTGKRLSGLMQSS; encoded by the exons ATTGAAGACATTGTGACAAGAATACAAGATGAGAAATCTGGAGGTGTCTCCATCCGGACTGTCAAAAGCTTCTTGTCAAAGATCCCCAGTGTGGTATCAG GTGCGGACATTGTTCAGTGGCTGATGAAAAACCTCTCTATAGACGATCCAG TTGAGGCCGTCCACTTGGGAAGTCTGATTGCGGCTCATGGCTACATCTTCCCCATCTCGGACCACGTCCTGGCGCTCAAAGATGACGGAACTCTTTACCGCTTTCAG TCTCCGTACTTCTGGCCTTCAAACTGCTGGGAGCCCGAGAACACGGACTATG CCATCTACCTGTGCAAGCGGACCATGCAGAACAAAGCCAGGCTGGAGCTCGCCGACTATGAGGCG GAGAACCTTGCCCGGCTTCAAAGGGCTTTCGCTAGGAAGTGGGAGTTCATCTTCATGCAGGCTGAAGCTCAAGTCAA AATCGACAGAAAGAAGGACAAGGCAGACAGGAAGGTCCTGGATAGCCAAGAGAGGGCCTTCTGGGATGTCCATCGGCCAGTG CCAGGCTGCGTCAACACCACCGAGATGGACATCCGCAAGTGTCGGCGAGAGAAGAACCCACACAGGGTGAAAAAG TCGGTTTACGGGGTGGCGGATGAGGGCCAGAGCCAGCCGAGTCCGGTCCACATCAGCTCTCCGCCAGCCAGAAAGCTCACCCAAGAGGATCTTGAGAAAGAG ATCTCCTTCCTCAACATCCAGCTGGGCCGACACTGCTTGAAGGTTTCCAAAGTGGCCGACAGTCTCATGGGTTACACTGAACAGTTCCTGGAGTACGACCCACTTGTGTCAGCCGTGGAGCCCTCCAACCCGTGGACCAGTGACGACGCCACCTTCTGGGACCTGGAGGCAAG TCATGAGCCCACCCAACAGCGAGTGAAGAAGTGGGGCTTCTCCTTGGAGGAGACGCTAAAAGACCCAGCAGGAAGAGACCAGTTCCTGAAGTTCCTCGAGTCGGAGTTCAGCTCGGAGAACTTGCG ATTTTGGTTGGCAGTGCAGGATCTGAAGCGTCAGCCGCTGCAGGATGTCCCTTCTCGTGCGCAGGAGATCTGGCAGGAGTTTCTGGCCGAGGGAGCACCAAGCTCCATTAACCTGGACTCTCACAGCTACGAGCGCACCAGCCAAAATGTGAAAGACCCTGGACGCTACAGCTTTGAGGATGCTCAG GAGCACATCTTCACATTAATGAAAAGTGACAGCTATGCACGCTTTTTGCGATCCAACATCTACCAAGACCTCCTGCTTGCGAGAAAGAAG CAACAACCCGCAGACCCTGAACAAGGCCGCCGAACCTCCTTGGAGAAGTTCACGCGCAGTGTG GGCAAGTCATTGACAGGCAAACGTCTATCGGGCCTGATGCAGTCATCCTGA